One region of Caldimonas thermodepolymerans genomic DNA includes:
- a CDS encoding circularly permuted type 2 ATP-grasp protein, producing the protein MTPTYDEMHASSAVVREHYRVYDRWLARQPRDVMRSRREEAEVIFRRVGITFAVYGAQDEDGAGTERLIPFDLIPRIIPAHEWQVLERGLAQRVTALNRFIHDVYHEQEIIKAGVVPAEQVCGNGQFRAEMLGLEVPGGVYAHVAGIDIVRAANADGSGTYYVLEDNLRVPSGVSYMLENRRMTMRLFPELFSEYRVAPVAHYPDLLLESLRAVAPPSVNDPVVVVLTPGMYNSAYFEHAFLAQQMGVELVEGQDLFVKDQFIYMRTTQGPKRVDVIYRRVDDDFLDPLAFRADSVLGCAGLLSVYRAGNVTLANAIGTGIADDKSIYPYVPQMIEFYLGERPLLDNVPTWVCRREEDLKYVLAHLPELVVKEVHGAGGYGMLVGPAATKEEIEAFRERLVAQPGNYIAQPTLSLSTCPTFVESGIAPRHIDLRPFVLSGRTVQMVPGGLTRVALKDGSLVVNSSQGGGTKDTWVLEE; encoded by the coding sequence ATGACCCCGACCTACGACGAGATGCACGCCAGCAGCGCGGTGGTGCGGGAGCACTACCGGGTGTACGACCGGTGGCTGGCCAGGCAACCGCGGGACGTGATGCGCTCGCGGCGAGAGGAAGCCGAGGTGATCTTCCGGCGGGTGGGCATCACGTTTGCGGTGTACGGGGCGCAGGACGAGGACGGGGCGGGCACCGAGCGGCTGATCCCGTTCGACCTGATCCCGCGCATCATCCCGGCGCACGAGTGGCAGGTGCTCGAGCGCGGGCTGGCGCAGCGCGTGACGGCGCTCAACCGCTTCATCCACGACGTCTACCACGAGCAGGAGATCATCAAGGCCGGGGTGGTGCCGGCCGAGCAGGTGTGCGGCAACGGGCAGTTCCGCGCCGAGATGCTGGGGCTGGAGGTGCCCGGGGGCGTGTACGCGCACGTTGCCGGCATCGACATCGTGCGCGCGGCCAACGCGGACGGCAGCGGCACCTACTACGTGCTCGAGGACAACCTGCGGGTGCCCAGCGGGGTGAGCTACATGCTGGAGAACCGCAGGATGACCATGCGGCTGTTTCCGGAGCTGTTCAGCGAATACCGCGTCGCGCCGGTGGCGCATTACCCCGACCTGCTGCTGGAGTCGCTGCGGGCGGTGGCCCCGCCCAGCGTCAACGATCCCGTCGTGGTCGTGCTCACGCCGGGCATGTACAACTCCGCGTACTTCGAGCACGCGTTCCTGGCGCAGCAGATGGGCGTGGAGCTGGTGGAGGGGCAGGACCTGTTCGTCAAGGACCAGTTCATCTACATGCGCACCACCCAGGGGCCGAAGCGGGTGGACGTCATCTACCGGCGCGTGGACGACGACTTCCTCGACCCGCTGGCGTTCCGGGCCGACTCGGTGCTGGGCTGCGCGGGGCTGCTGTCGGTGTACCGGGCGGGCAACGTGACGCTGGCCAATGCCATCGGCACGGGCATCGCGGACGACAAGTCCATCTACCCGTACGTGCCGCAGATGATCGAGTTCTACCTGGGGGAGAGGCCGCTGCTCGACAACGTGCCCACCTGGGTGTGCCGGCGCGAGGAGGACCTGAAGTACGTGCTGGCGCACCTGCCGGAGCTGGTGGTCAAGGAGGTGCACGGGGCGGGCGGCTACGGGATGCTGGTGGGCCCGGCGGCGACGAAGGAAGAGATCGAGGCCTTCCGCGAGCGGCTTGTCGCGCAGCCGGGCAACTACATTGCGCAGCCGACGCTGTCGCTGTCGACCTGCCCGACCTTCGTGGAGTCCGGCATCGCGCCGCGGCACATAGACCTGCGGCCCTTCGTGCTGAGCGGGCGCACGGTGCAGATGGTGCCCGGGGGGCTGACGCGGGTGGCGCTCAAGGATGGGTCGCTGGTGGTCAACAGCAGCCAGGGCGGCGGGACGAAGGACACGTGGGTGCTCGAGGAGTGA
- a CDS encoding DNA internalization-related competence protein ComEC/Rec2, with the protein MREEAGSGPAAWVVSLGIVLGAALQLQERALWAGVGYALAALAAVALLAVLAWWRPRRHVPAALLAALALGWGGAGWQAQQRLAERLAPALEGVDLDVVGVVAAMPRVQPSGIRFRFAIESAHDTHGPVPVPREVLLGWYTGWREGGPAQGRPPVELKAGQRWQLRVRLRQPHGNLNPHGFDYELWLFEQGIGATGYVRDTGAAPPRLLDAAVGHPVERWRQAVRDAIHAQVDDERAAGVLAALVTGDQAAIDRDDWEVFRITGVAHLMAISGLHVTMFAWLAAAVLRRLWRCSARLMLALPAPVAARWGGLALAAAYAVFAGWGVPAQRTVLMLGAVTLLAQAGRQWPWPAVLCATAAVVTLCDPWALLQPGFWLSFVAVALLMATDADQVVAATWRVDAGASLWRRLRGQAWASVRGMLRTQLVATVGLAPLTMAFFHQVSLVGLLANLVAIPLVTLAITPLGLLGVLAPPLWTLGAACVEGLGALLQAMAGWPAALWLTAAGPGWAVAAAVAGGVLVVLPLPWRVRLLALPLLLPLAWPAPPRPPAGSFELLAVDVGQGTAVLVRTARHTLLYDAGPQYSPDSDAGQRVLLPLLRALGERRIDRLVLSHRDVDHVGGARAVLQAYPEAQVTSSLEAGHPLLQGRADAVHCAASPSWTWDGVHFEMLHPGPDEHSPPLKPNQVSCVLKVSGGGHAALLTGDIERREEARLVVEQAGRLRADLLLVPHHGSKTSSSAGFLDAVAPRVAVIQAGYRNRFGHPAAPVLARYAERGIEVVASPACGAYRWFEGDGVCERDLRRRYWHHGGVNPALQGGSQPVEAP; encoded by the coding sequence GTGAGGGAGGAGGCCGGATCGGGCCCGGCGGCCTGGGTCGTGTCGCTGGGCATCGTGCTCGGCGCAGCCCTGCAGCTGCAGGAGCGCGCGCTGTGGGCGGGGGTGGGCTATGCGCTGGCGGCGCTGGCGGCCGTCGCGCTGCTGGCCGTGCTCGCCTGGTGGCGGCCGCGGCGGCATGTGCCGGCGGCCCTGCTGGCCGCGCTGGCGCTCGGCTGGGGCGGGGCCGGCTGGCAGGCGCAGCAGCGGCTGGCCGAGCGGCTTGCTCCCGCGCTGGAAGGCGTCGACCTCGACGTGGTCGGCGTGGTCGCGGCCATGCCGCGCGTGCAGCCTTCGGGCATCCGCTTCCGCTTCGCAATCGAGTCGGCGCATGACACGCACGGCCCGGTCCCGGTGCCGCGCGAGGTGCTGCTCGGCTGGTACACCGGCTGGCGCGAAGGCGGCCCGGCGCAGGGGCGACCGCCGGTCGAGCTGAAGGCCGGGCAACGCTGGCAGCTGCGCGTGCGCCTGCGGCAGCCACACGGCAACCTCAACCCGCACGGCTTCGACTACGAGCTGTGGCTGTTCGAGCAGGGCATCGGCGCGACCGGCTACGTGCGCGACACCGGTGCGGCCCCACCGCGCTTGCTCGATGCCGCGGTGGGCCATCCGGTCGAGCGGTGGCGCCAGGCGGTGCGCGACGCGATCCACGCGCAGGTCGACGACGAGCGCGCCGCGGGCGTGCTGGCGGCGCTGGTCACCGGCGACCAGGCAGCGATCGACCGCGATGACTGGGAGGTGTTCCGCATCACCGGCGTCGCGCACCTGATGGCGATCAGCGGCCTGCACGTCACGATGTTCGCCTGGCTGGCCGCGGCCGTGCTGCGGCGGCTGTGGCGGTGCAGCGCCCGCCTGATGCTCGCGCTGCCGGCGCCGGTGGCCGCGCGCTGGGGCGGACTGGCGCTGGCAGCGGCCTATGCCGTGTTTGCCGGCTGGGGTGTACCGGCGCAGCGCACGGTGCTGATGCTGGGCGCGGTCACGCTGCTGGCGCAGGCGGGCCGCCAGTGGCCCTGGCCGGCGGTGCTGTGCGCGACCGCCGCGGTGGTCACGCTGTGCGATCCCTGGGCGCTGCTGCAGCCGGGCTTCTGGCTGTCCTTCGTGGCGGTGGCGCTGCTGATGGCCACCGATGCCGACCAGGTGGTCGCCGCGACCTGGCGCGTCGATGCCGGCGCCAGCCTGTGGCGGCGCCTGCGCGGGCAGGCGTGGGCCAGCGTGCGCGGCATGCTGCGCACCCAGCTGGTGGCCACCGTGGGACTGGCCCCGCTGACCATGGCCTTCTTCCACCAGGTCTCGCTGGTGGGGCTGCTCGCCAACCTGGTCGCGATCCCGCTGGTGACGCTGGCGATCACGCCGCTGGGCCTGCTCGGCGTGTTGGCGCCGCCGCTGTGGACCCTGGGCGCCGCCTGCGTCGAGGGATTGGGCGCGCTGCTGCAGGCCATGGCCGGCTGGCCGGCCGCGCTGTGGCTGACCGCAGCCGGTCCCGGCTGGGCGGTGGCGGCGGCCGTGGCCGGCGGGGTGCTGGTGGTGCTGCCCCTGCCGTGGCGCGTGCGCCTGCTGGCCCTGCCGCTGCTGCTGCCGCTGGCCTGGCCCGCGCCGCCGCGGCCGCCGGCGGGGAGCTTCGAGCTGCTGGCGGTGGACGTCGGGCAGGGCACCGCGGTGCTGGTGCGCACCGCCCGCCACACCCTGCTGTACGACGCCGGCCCGCAGTACTCGCCCGACAGCGATGCCGGCCAGCGGGTGCTGCTGCCCTTGCTGCGCGCGCTCGGGGAGCGGCGCATCGACCGGCTGGTGCTGTCGCACCGCGACGTCGACCATGTCGGCGGCGCCCGCGCGGTGCTGCAGGCCTACCCCGAGGCCCAGGTGACCAGCTCGCTGGAGGCGGGGCATCCGCTGCTGCAGGGCCGTGCGGATGCGGTGCACTGTGCGGCGTCGCCGTCGTGGACATGGGACGGCGTGCACTTCGAGATGCTGCATCCCGGCCCTGACGAGCACTCGCCGCCGCTCAAGCCCAACCAGGTCTCCTGCGTGCTGAAGGTCAGCGGCGGCGGCCACGCGGCGCTGCTGACCGGCGACATCGAGCGGCGCGAGGAAGCGCGCCTGGTGGTCGAACAGGCCGGGCGGCTGCGTGCCGACCTGCTGCTCGTGCCGCACCACGGCAGCAAGACCTCCAGCTCGGCGGGTTTCCTCGACGCGGTCGCGCCGCGCGTGGCGGTGATCCAGGCCGGCTACCGCAACCGCTTCGGGCATCCGGCCGCGCCGGTGCTGGCGCGCTATGCCGAGCGCGGCATCGAGGTCGTCGCAAGCCCGGCCTGCGGTGCCTACCGCTGGTTTGAGGGGGATGGGGTCTGCGAGCGTGACCTGCGGCGCCGATACTGGCACCATGGGGGCGTGAACCCCGCCTTGCAAGGAGGCAGCCAGCCGGTGGAGGCCCCATGA
- a CDS encoding RidA family protein — protein sequence MSVYDQLKALNIELPPVATPAAAYVPFVRTGNLVFLSGHIARKDGRPWVGQLGKDLGTADGQAAARAIAIDLLGTLQAAVGDLNKVRRIVKVMSLVNSTPDYTEQHLVTNGASELFVQVFGDKGAHARSAFGVAQIPLGACVEIELIAEVE from the coding sequence ATGTCCGTCTACGACCAACTCAAGGCCCTGAACATCGAGCTGCCGCCGGTCGCCACGCCCGCGGCCGCCTATGTCCCGTTCGTGCGCACCGGCAACCTGGTGTTCCTGTCGGGACACATCGCGCGCAAGGACGGCAGGCCCTGGGTCGGTCAGCTGGGCAAGGACCTGGGCACGGCCGACGGCCAGGCCGCCGCGCGCGCGATCGCGATCGACCTGCTGGGCACGCTGCAGGCCGCCGTCGGCGACCTGAACAAGGTGCGCCGCATCGTCAAGGTGATGAGCCTGGTCAACAGCACGCCGGACTACACCGAGCAGCACCTGGTGACGAACGGCGCCTCGGAGCTGTTCGTGCAGGTGTTCGGCGACAAGGGCGCGCACGCCCGCAGCGCCTTCGGCGTCGCGCAGATCCCGCTCGGCGCCTGCGTCGAGATCGAGCTGATCGCCGAGGTCGAGTGA
- a CDS encoding disulfide bond formation protein B has protein sequence MRLTRNALLGFTCLASFAAVAAALLSQYQFGMLPCPWCILQRFLFVMLGVVAGLAWLLPWRGLKAALAGLAVLLTGAGLAAALWQHFVAARSESCALTFADRVVAALHLESLAPKLFAIQASCADAAVSLLGLPYEAWSGALFAVLGLACLAAALRR, from the coding sequence TTGCGCCTGACCCGCAACGCCCTGCTCGGCTTCACCTGCCTCGCGAGCTTCGCCGCGGTCGCCGCGGCCCTGCTCTCGCAGTACCAGTTCGGGATGCTGCCCTGCCCGTGGTGCATCCTGCAGCGCTTCCTGTTCGTCATGCTCGGCGTCGTCGCCGGCCTGGCCTGGCTGCTGCCGTGGCGCGGCCTCAAGGCGGCGCTGGCCGGGCTGGCGGTGCTGCTGACCGGCGCCGGCCTGGCCGCCGCGCTGTGGCAGCACTTCGTCGCGGCGCGCTCGGAATCGTGCGCGCTCACCTTTGCCGACCGCGTCGTGGCCGCGCTGCACCTGGAAAGCCTGGCGCCGAAGCTGTTCGCGATCCAGGCCTCCTGCGCGGATGCCGCGGTGTCGCTGCTCGGCCTGCCCTACGAGGCGTGGAGCGGCGCGCTGTTCGCCGTGCTGGGCCTGGCCTGCCTGGCCGCCGCGCTGCGGCGCTGA
- the parC gene encoding DNA topoisomerase IV subunit A, translated as MTQETIDLFEGTIGGEGDDITLAHYAERAYLEYALSVVKGRALPDVTDGQKPVQRRILFTMERMGLAYTGPNGAKPVKSARVVGDVLGKYHPHGDQAAYDALVRMAQDFSQRYPLIDGQGNFGSRDGDGAAAMRYTEARLAPIARLLLDEIDEGTVDFVPNYDGSFQEPRQLPARLPFVLLNGASGIAVGLATEVPSHNLREVAAATVALIRNEKLSDDELHALLPGPDFPGGGQIISSAADIREAYASGRGSVKVRARWKIEDLARGQWQLVVTELPPGTSAQKVLEEIEELTNPKVKAGKKTLTAEQQQLKATVLSVLDTVRDESSKESPVRLVFEPKTSRVDQQELVNTLLAHTSLESSVPINLTVVGGDGRPTQKSLRQILTEWIQFRLATVQRRTRYRLDKVLDRIHVLEGRQLVLLNIDEVIRIIRNADEPKPALIERFRLTDRQAEDILEIRLRQLARLEAIKIEQELKELRAEQEKLEDILNSPASLRRTVIKEIEADARQFGDERRTLIQEEKRAVAEVKVIDEPVTVVVSQKGWVRARQGHGHDAASFAFKAGDGLYGTFECRTVDTLLVFGSNGRVYSVPVSALPGARGDGQPVTTMIELESGTQLVHYHAGPADTTLLLANTAGYGLLARIGDMVSRQKGGKGFLTLDEGARLLAPARVGAGSKVACLSYSGRLLVFGLEELKLQSNGGRGLTLMDVDAKDPLVSVAVFAEALVVEGVGRGGKPKSETLRGAALAAHAGKRARKGKATELGMKQAQRVLPA; from the coding sequence ATGACGCAAGAGACGATCGACCTGTTCGAAGGCACCATCGGCGGCGAGGGCGACGACATCACGCTCGCCCACTACGCCGAGCGCGCCTACCTGGAGTACGCGCTGTCGGTGGTCAAGGGCCGCGCGCTGCCCGACGTGACCGACGGCCAGAAGCCGGTGCAGCGGCGCATCCTGTTCACGATGGAGCGCATGGGGCTGGCCTACACCGGGCCCAACGGCGCCAAGCCGGTCAAGAGCGCCCGCGTGGTCGGCGACGTGCTCGGCAAATACCACCCGCACGGGGACCAGGCGGCCTACGACGCGCTGGTGCGCATGGCGCAGGATTTCTCGCAGCGCTATCCGCTGATCGACGGGCAGGGCAACTTCGGCTCGCGCGACGGCGACGGGGCGGCCGCGATGCGCTACACCGAGGCGCGCCTGGCCCCGATCGCGCGGCTGCTGCTCGACGAGATCGACGAGGGCACGGTGGACTTCGTGCCGAACTACGACGGCTCGTTCCAGGAGCCGCGCCAGCTGCCCGCGCGCCTGCCCTTCGTGCTGCTCAATGGCGCGAGCGGCATCGCGGTGGGCCTGGCGACCGAGGTGCCGAGCCACAACCTGCGCGAGGTCGCGGCCGCCACGGTGGCGCTGATCCGCAACGAGAAGCTCTCCGACGACGAGCTGCATGCGTTGCTGCCGGGACCCGACTTCCCGGGCGGTGGCCAGATCATCAGCAGCGCGGCCGACATCCGCGAGGCCTACGCCAGCGGGCGCGGCAGCGTGAAGGTGCGCGCGCGCTGGAAGATCGAGGACCTGGCGCGCGGCCAGTGGCAGCTGGTGGTCACCGAGCTGCCGCCCGGCACCAGCGCGCAGAAGGTGCTCGAGGAAATCGAGGAACTGACCAACCCCAAGGTCAAGGCCGGCAAGAAGACGCTGACCGCCGAGCAGCAGCAGCTCAAGGCCACCGTGCTCAGCGTGCTCGACACCGTGCGCGACGAGTCGAGCAAGGAGTCGCCCGTGCGCCTGGTGTTCGAGCCCAAGACCAGCCGCGTCGACCAGCAGGAGCTGGTCAACACGCTGCTGGCCCACACCAGCCTGGAAAGCTCGGTGCCGATCAACCTGACCGTGGTCGGCGGCGACGGCAGGCCGACGCAGAAGTCGCTGCGCCAGATCCTCACCGAATGGATCCAGTTCCGCCTGGCCACGGTGCAGCGCCGCACGCGATATCGCCTCGACAAGGTGCTGGACCGCATCCACGTGCTCGAGGGCCGGCAGCTGGTGCTGCTCAACATCGACGAGGTGATCCGCATCATCCGCAACGCGGACGAGCCCAAGCCGGCGCTGATCGAGCGCTTCCGGCTCACCGACCGGCAGGCCGAGGACATCCTGGAAATCCGCCTGCGGCAACTGGCGCGGCTGGAGGCGATCAAGATCGAGCAGGAACTGAAGGAGCTGCGCGCCGAGCAGGAGAAGCTCGAGGACATCCTCAACAGCCCGGCCAGCCTGCGCCGCACCGTCATCAAGGAGATCGAGGCGGACGCCAGGCAGTTCGGTGACGAGCGTCGCACCCTCATCCAGGAGGAAAAGCGCGCGGTGGCCGAGGTCAAGGTGATCGACGAGCCGGTCACCGTGGTGGTCAGCCAGAAGGGCTGGGTGCGGGCGCGCCAGGGCCATGGCCACGACGCGGCCAGCTTCGCGTTCAAGGCGGGCGATGGGTTGTACGGCACCTTCGAGTGCCGCACCGTCGACACGCTGCTGGTGTTCGGCAGCAACGGGCGCGTCTACAGCGTGCCCGTCTCGGCGCTGCCGGGGGCGCGCGGCGACGGCCAGCCGGTCACGACGATGATCGAGCTGGAGTCCGGCACGCAGCTGGTGCACTACCACGCCGGCCCGGCAGACACGACCCTGCTGCTGGCCAACACCGCGGGCTACGGCCTGCTGGCGCGCATCGGCGACATGGTCTCGCGCCAGAAGGGCGGCAAGGGCTTCCTGACGCTGGACGAGGGCGCCCGGCTGCTCGCGCCGGCGCGCGTCGGCGCCGGGTCCAAGGTGGCCTGCCTGTCGTACAGCGGCCGGCTGCTGGTGTTCGGGCTGGAGGAGCTCAAGCTGCAGTCCAACGGCGGACGCGGCCTGACGCTGATGGACGTGGACGCCAAGGACCCGCTGGTGTCGGTGGCGGTGTTCGCCGAGGCGCTGGTCGTGGAGGGCGTCGGCCGCGGCGGCAAGCCCAAGTCCGAGACGCTGCGCGGTGCGGCGCTGGCCGCCCACGCCGGCAAACGCGCCCGCAAGGGCAAGGCCACCGAGCTGGGCATGAAGCAGGCGCAGCGCGTACTGCCGGCCTGA
- a CDS encoding GNAT family N-acetyltransferase — MIGNARIRLRPTLVDDLDYVLTVENDPVNRPAITPWERTQHEAAVRFPDFRHFIVEAGDSAEPAGFVILVGCRSPHRSIELKRMVIQRKGEGLGRACLRLLKKIAFEDLGAHRFWLDVKVHNVRAKALYDKEGFVEEGRLRECVRTEGGYESLVVMSLLDREYAERRRASLEDA; from the coding sequence ATGATCGGCAACGCCCGCATCCGGCTGCGGCCGACGCTGGTCGACGACCTGGACTACGTGCTCACGGTCGAGAACGATCCCGTCAACCGGCCCGCCATCACCCCGTGGGAGCGCACCCAGCACGAGGCCGCGGTGCGCTTCCCGGATTTCCGGCACTTCATCGTCGAGGCGGGCGACAGCGCCGAGCCGGCCGGCTTCGTGATCCTGGTGGGCTGCCGCAGCCCGCACCGCTCCATCGAGCTCAAGCGCATGGTGATCCAGCGCAAGGGCGAGGGCCTGGGACGCGCCTGCCTGCGGCTGCTCAAGAAGATCGCCTTCGAGGACCTCGGCGCGCACCGCTTCTGGCTGGACGTGAAGGTGCACAACGTGCGCGCCAAGGCCCTGTACGACAAGGAAGGCTTCGTCGAGGAAGGGCGGCTGCGCGAATGCGTGCGCACCGAGGGCGGCTACGAATCGCTGGTGGTGATGTCGCTGCTCGACCGCGAATACGCCGAGCGCCGCCGTGCGAGCCTGGAGGACGCCTGA
- a CDS encoding DNA topoisomerase IV subunit B, giving the protein MATKPSSKRDAGYGEASIRVLKGLEPVKQRPGMYTRTDNPLHIVQEVIDNAADEALAGYGRRIAVTVHTDGSVSVEDDGRGIPVGLHPEEKVPVVEIVFTRLHAGGKFDKGAGGAYSFSGGLHGVGVSVTNALSKRLEVSVWRDGQVASMVFSGGDVVEPLKKRKADPGDRRSGTTVRVWPDAKYFESADLPRHELVHLLRSKAVLMPGVEVTLTWERSGETQTWLYKGGLRDYLMQTLSADPVIPLFEGEHYAEEGETENFAEGEGAAWCVAFTEDGSPVRESYVNLIPTVAGGTHEAGLKDGMFGAVKGFIELHSLLPKGVKLMPEDVFSRASFVLSAKVLDPQFQGQTKERLNSRDALRLVSTYVRPAMELWLNQHVEVGKRLAELVIKQAQARQRAGQKVEKKKGSGVAVLPGKLTDCESRDISVNEVFLVEGDSAGGSAKMGRDKETQAVLPLRGKVLNAWEVERDRLFANNEIHDIAVAIGVDPHGPNDEPDLSGLRYGKICILSDADVDGSHIQVLLLTLFFRHFPKLIERGHVYIAKPPLFRIDAPARGKKPAAKIYALDEGELTATLDKLRKEGCREGSWTISRFKGLGEMSAEQLWETTLNPDTRRLLQVGYGKLDFARTEQQLAKLMGKGEAAARRELMELHGDAVEVDI; this is encoded by the coding sequence ATGGCGACCAAACCGAGTTCGAAACGCGACGCCGGCTACGGCGAGGCGTCGATCCGCGTGCTGAAGGGCCTGGAACCGGTCAAGCAGCGCCCGGGCATGTACACCCGTACCGACAACCCGCTGCACATCGTGCAGGAGGTGATCGACAACGCCGCCGACGAGGCGCTGGCCGGCTACGGGCGGCGCATCGCGGTGACGGTGCACACCGACGGCTCCGTCAGCGTCGAGGACGACGGCCGCGGCATCCCGGTGGGCCTGCACCCCGAGGAAAAGGTGCCGGTGGTCGAGATCGTGTTCACCCGGCTGCACGCCGGCGGCAAGTTCGACAAGGGCGCAGGCGGCGCCTACAGCTTCTCCGGCGGCCTGCACGGCGTGGGCGTGAGCGTGACCAACGCACTGTCCAAGCGCCTGGAAGTGTCGGTCTGGCGCGATGGCCAGGTCGCCAGCATGGTGTTCAGCGGCGGCGACGTGGTCGAGCCGCTGAAGAAGCGCAAGGCCGACCCGGGCGACCGCAGGTCCGGCACCACGGTGCGGGTGTGGCCGGATGCGAAGTATTTCGAGAGCGCCGACCTGCCCAGGCACGAGCTGGTGCACCTGCTGCGCAGCAAGGCGGTGCTGATGCCCGGCGTCGAGGTGACGCTGACCTGGGAGAGGAGCGGCGAGACCCAGACCTGGCTCTACAAGGGCGGCCTGCGCGACTACCTGATGCAGACCCTGTCGGCCGACCCGGTGATCCCGCTGTTCGAGGGCGAGCACTACGCCGAGGAGGGCGAGACCGAGAACTTCGCCGAAGGCGAGGGCGCGGCCTGGTGCGTGGCCTTCACCGAGGACGGTTCGCCGGTGCGCGAGAGCTACGTCAACCTGATCCCGACGGTGGCCGGCGGCACGCACGAGGCGGGCCTGAAGGACGGCATGTTCGGTGCGGTCAAGGGGTTCATCGAGCTGCACTCGCTGCTGCCCAAGGGCGTCAAGCTGATGCCCGAGGACGTGTTCTCGCGCGCCAGCTTCGTGCTCTCGGCCAAGGTGCTGGACCCGCAGTTCCAGGGCCAGACCAAGGAGCGCCTGAACAGCCGCGACGCGCTGCGCCTGGTGTCGACCTACGTGAGGCCGGCGATGGAGCTGTGGCTGAACCAGCATGTCGAGGTCGGCAAGCGGCTCGCCGAGCTGGTCATCAAGCAGGCCCAGGCGCGCCAGCGCGCCGGCCAGAAGGTCGAGAAGAAGAAGGGCTCGGGCGTGGCGGTGCTGCCCGGCAAGCTGACCGACTGCGAGAGCCGCGACATCTCGGTCAACGAGGTGTTCCTGGTCGAAGGCGACTCGGCCGGCGGCAGTGCCAAGATGGGCCGCGACAAGGAGACCCAGGCCGTCCTGCCGCTGCGCGGCAAGGTGCTCAACGCCTGGGAGGTCGAGCGCGACCGGCTGTTCGCCAACAACGAGATCCATGACATCGCGGTGGCGATCGGCGTCGACCCGCACGGGCCGAACGACGAGCCGGACCTCTCCGGGCTGCGCTACGGCAAGATCTGCATCCTCTCGGACGCCGACGTCGACGGCTCGCACATCCAGGTGCTGCTGCTGACGCTCTTCTTCCGGCACTTCCCCAAGCTGATCGAGCGCGGCCACGTCTACATCGCCAAGCCGCCGCTGTTCCGCATCGACGCGCCGGCGCGCGGCAAGAAGCCGGCGGCCAAGATCTATGCGCTCGACGAGGGCGAGCTCACCGCCACGCTGGACAAGCTGCGCAAGGAGGGCTGCCGCGAAGGCTCCTGGACCATCAGCCGCTTCAAGGGCCTGGGCGAGATGAGCGCCGAGCAGCTGTGGGAGACCACGCTGAACCCGGACACGCGCCGGCTGCTGCAGGTCGGCTACGGCAAGCTGGACTTCGCGCGCACCGAGCAGCAGCTGGCCAAGCTGATGGGCAAGGGCGAGGCGGCCGCGCGCCGCGAACTGATGGAACTCCACGGCGATGCCGTGGAGGTCGACATCTGA
- a CDS encoding MFS transporter, which yields MQSSPPPKLSMVQVLVCSALIVTLSMGIRHGFGLWLQPITMDRGWNRETFAFAMAVQNLMWGVAGPFAGMLADRFGAFRVLIVGTLLYAGGLVLMALATSGLAFTGSAGVLIGMAQAGTTYAIIYGVIGRNVAPEKRSWAMGVAAAAGSFGQFLMVPVENWLIGGFGWQNALFILGCLALAIIPLSWGLKEPKVAAAAGGVQQSIGQALREAFTYPSFQLLTAGYFVCGFQVVFIGVHMPSYLKDQGLAPEVATYALALIGLFNVFGTYIAGVLGQRLQKRHILASIYFLRSVAIVIFLFVPLSPASVYVFSSVIGLLWLSTVPPTNAVVAQIFGVRYLSMLGGFVFLSHQIGSFLGVWLGGKLYDSTGSYDVVWWLAVALGVFAALVNLPVRESAISRPAQAAA from the coding sequence ATGCAGTCCTCCCCCCCTCCCAAGCTCTCGATGGTCCAGGTGCTGGTGTGCAGCGCCCTGATCGTCACCCTGTCGATGGGCATCCGTCACGGTTTCGGCCTGTGGCTGCAGCCGATCACGATGGACCGCGGCTGGAACCGCGAAACCTTCGCCTTCGCGATGGCGGTGCAGAACCTGATGTGGGGCGTGGCCGGTCCGTTCGCCGGCATGCTGGCCGACCGTTTCGGGGCATTCCGGGTGCTGATCGTCGGCACGCTGCTGTACGCCGGCGGCCTGGTGCTGATGGCGCTGGCGACTTCCGGACTGGCATTCACCGGCAGCGCCGGGGTGCTGATCGGCATGGCGCAGGCCGGCACCACCTACGCGATCATCTACGGCGTCATCGGGCGCAACGTCGCGCCGGAGAAGCGCTCCTGGGCCATGGGGGTGGCGGCAGCCGCCGGCTCGTTCGGGCAGTTCCTGATGGTGCCGGTGGAGAACTGGCTGATCGGCGGCTTCGGCTGGCAGAACGCGCTGTTCATCCTGGGCTGCCTGGCGCTGGCGATCATCCCGCTGTCCTGGGGGCTGAAGGAGCCCAAGGTCGCGGCCGCGGCCGGGGGAGTGCAACAGAGCATCGGCCAGGCGCTGCGCGAGGCCTTCACCTACCCGAGCTTCCAGCTGCTGACGGCCGGCTACTTCGTCTGCGGCTTCCAGGTGGTGTTCATCGGCGTGCACATGCCCAGCTACCTGAAGGACCAGGGCCTGGCACCGGAGGTCGCCACCTACGCGCTGGCCCTGATCGGCCTGTTCAACGTGTTCGGCACCTACATCGCCGGCGTGCTCGGACAGCGGCTGCAGAAGCGCCACATCCTCGCGAGCATCTATTTCCTGCGCTCGGTGGCGATCGTGATCTTCCTGTTCGTCCCGCTGTCGCCGGCCAGCGTCTACGTCTTCTCGTCCGTCATCGGCCTGCTGTGGCTGTCCACCGTGCCGCCGACCAACGCGGTGGTCGCGCAGATCTTCGGGGTGCGCTACCTCTCGATGCTGGGCGGCTTCGTGTTCCTGTCGCACCAGATCGGCTCGTTCCTGGGCGTGTGGCTGGGCGGCAAGCTGTACGACAGCACCGGCAGCTACGACGTGGTCTGGTGGCTGGCCGTGGCGCTGGGCGTGTTCGCCGCGCTGGTGAATCTCCCCGTGCGGGAAAGCGCCATTTCGCGTCCGGCGCAGGCCGCGGCATGA